GGGGTGCAACTAACACTGGTCAATGCAGGCCACTGGCAGGTGAGAGGTGCACTTACATGTATTCATTATACACAGGGTGGGAAACATGCCCATGGGGCAGAAACTCCTCCTGACACCTGCCATGGGCAACATGCAGATTGAACAAGCTCTGGCACTGAAGGGGTTAAACTGGTGCCCACTTCTCTCCCTTTTCTCGCAGGGGCACTACCCACTGGCAATACCTGCAAATCTCTTCTTATTgcactaaatatttatatatatatatttatattaaagatgTGATAAGTCTTTGGCTCAGTCTGTAAGGGGGGGCAGAGCAAGTGTCTCAGAGTTGTGGGGTCGGGCCCCTCTCGCTGTGAGAGATGCTGGTTGTGGGGTCGCGCCCCTCTAGCTGTGTGAGAGATGCTGCAGCAAAGTGTCacttgcagccctccagctcCATCTGATGCCGATCTTCATGCCAAGCGTTGGACTGGAGCAGAGGCTGGAGGGCCGCAGGAGGGCCATGTCTGGAATGAGGTATAGGAGGTTATAAAGTCCAGGGTCGGGGGGTCGGGTTACCGGCAGTCGATGCCCGTCAGGCTGGGCAGGAAGGGGCCGGTGGCAGCGGGGGGCAGCTGCTTGAAGAAGTGCCTGAGGCTGCTCAAGTCCCTGGTGAGAAGTTCTATCTTTTTGTGCAGTTTCTCATTCTCGGAGGAGAGCTCGAGCAGCCTCTGTTGCATGTCAACGTTGCGCCTCTTGGCTTTGTCGCGGCTCTTCCTCACGGCGATGTTGTTGCGCTCCCGGCGCTGCCGGTACTCGGGGCTGTAGCGATCAGTGCACTTCTTGCCCGACCTGTCTTTGCCGCACGAGCCGGAGGAAGCGGCCGGGGAAGGACAGGCGGAGGTGCTGGGCTCCGGGGAGGTGGGAGGGGTGGGCTGCAGGCTCATGCTGGTCTGGGCACACGCTGCGATTTGGTTGGGTAGAGATGAGGACATGTCGCTGTCGCTCCACTCCGGCTCTTGCTTCAGCTGCACTTTGGCCGAGCCAGGAGGACAGTGAGGTGCCGCCAGCAGCCCGCTCATCAGGTAGTCTCCCTCCTGCCGCTCCCCCACCGCTTTGCTGGAGTTGAAGAGGTCGGCGAAGAGCTCGTCGTTGCACAGCTCCAGGTTGGGCACGGAGGCCATGGAGTCGATGTACGAGCTGAAGTCTATGGCGCTCTCGTCATCATACATGGCAGGGGCAGCGCTTAGTTCCACCAGGGTCCCGCCTGTGCCCACAGCAGCCTCGGGCTCCTCGCACATGCCTCTCGGCTTGTACGGGGCGGGGGAGCCGCTCAGCCGCTGCTCGTAGAAGTTGGTGGGCTCCATGTACCAGGCTGCATAGGGGGACAGACAGCGCGCCTCCAGGCTCATGGACAGCGAACTCATTGACTGCCTCTAAAGTGACTGTTGCTCTTCTAGCGCTGATGCGGGTCTGCTGCCTGTCAGGCGCTATCACTTGTTTCTTTCTGAGCTGTCACTGACTTAAAGTCCAGCGCCTGCTCTACTCCAATATATACCGTATCTCCCGCCCTCGCTGGCGTCACGGATGGGCGGGGCTTGGAATCCGTATCAGATACAGGTTAACCCTCTCCGCAGGAAGCGCTGCCAGCGGATTAGTTACCTGATGCTGGGGCTTCTCTGCCTCTTAGTAGACATTGCCACCAGTACAGCCGGGAAATGGCGGGGGCTCTGGTGCCAGAAAAGCTAGGGGGAGGGGGGAAAATAGTCCCTTTGCGCTTTATATCGAGTCCGGGGGCAGCGGGACAAATGGAAGTTGCCCAGGAGGGATGATATAGTCGGTGCAGCCAGGAGATGCCGGGCCGTGTCactttctctctcacacactggccaataatcTGCACTGTACAGGGttgtcaggtctaattttcaaaaccagccaaaaggtcagatacaaaaccagcccaaaactagccaagagacacttcaaaagtagaacaaaaatagcacaatatccTCAccgaaaaaaagtctaaaaattaaattaatatatgtgaaaatacgcttttttcaaattttcacagattcgcatatttttccatgaagcaaaatgggacagattcgcccgtcaccaggagtataactacagaggggggcccaggaggtataggggccccataaggccctaattcatatacatttttcataaatattggtaaaactggtcaacctttagacatttttgTGGCCGAcagatttttgctccaaaattgtctgaagttgaggaaagtcactggaaaatgtaaGAATGACgggagcccaaaatctggtaatttCAGACTACACAAGTCAGGCCCATTGCATCAAtctggctggaaaaccaccaacctggcaaccctggtgctGTTGCTGTGGAGCCTTACTTGTTGCTATGTGATTGCTATTCTAACCAATCAGAAGTCATATGAAAACACAGTACATTTAGTTTTCACAGTTCATCATACGTAAATGTTGTGTGTATCAGTGGGTATCCCTGAACCCCAATTCCAAGGCAGCCTCCATATAGTGCCTTTATTAGAGCAGGGCTTGatcagacctggactggcaaactgtgggttgtggcaaatgccagaggggctgctataagatgtcACAGTCACTCACTAGTGGGTAGGGGGGACTGATTGGGCTGCCCAATTCTCTTCTGTCAATTCTCCAATATCCTAGCCAATCACCGAGCCTCGTTTCTTAGCCCAAGTGCATGAATGAGTTGCGCCAAGGCATAACaattatcaaagtgtgagatcgGAGCTCATCCCGGAAACACTCggtttctattcattcctgtggcaTTTTTgtagaagtatatttatcaaatgctgAACTGTAACTGTCACCTGTTGATAAATACACTACTAATAATCCCACAGAaaggaatagaaagtgggtgagtgcCCCAAGTCTGATTGCTGGCGGCTGATATACAGAGTTATGATCCAGTGACAAGGACACACATTGACCTTTCCCATGTGACTTGATCAGACTACAGGCACCTGACAGgcacacacacatttttccaCCCTGTCACTCACCTGAAAGAACCCAGTGACCTTTGCACAGGAGGGAAGGGCCGTGGCCTCACTAGTCACTAGCACATCCGGCTACAAGCAGTCACATTAGAGCTCACATACAAGGAAATGTCTCCATAAAGTGTCTGAGGGGTAATtgagcagagagagagctgtAAGCAGATTTGCTTAGCAGGGAGCAGAGCCCTTCCAGCCTGTTTGGTGCCAGAATAATGGGAAGCCCAGGCTCCACTTCTCTCCCTGAGCTTCATAGTGTCTCCTAGTTAACTGTCTCTGTTTCTTTCTGCAGCATCAGTTCAAAGCGAGCCATTCCTCTCCTGTCTCTGCCTGTGAGACACCCATGGAAGTGCAGACACAGTTATGCTTTTGATGTCTGACACTAATCACCgggcaaattgctgttttgtcATTGTCTCCAATAGTGATCAGATACTCCTGGATTCTGCTCCATTGATTCAGCTCCTCTGAACAGAATCCTCTGCAAACTGAATCCATTCCTATGTACATGCACTTGCCTCATGACTACTTACTGTATCGCTGCtatttactgcacatgtgcatcATCAAATGTAGTCCTGGAAAATGTCCTCTACAGAGCGACAGGCACCAGTCATTACTGATTGCAAGGCCCGTGGCCTATACAAACCCTGTGCCTCCAGCCCCATCAGTACATATCACACAgggccacatactgtatatgaacacTGATAATGAGCAACAATGCCTAATGGGCTAATATGGTCATTTACTTGCATATTCTTGTTTGCCCTTTAGTAATGGTGGCATCTGTGTGgcatttttgaattctttgcttTTCATTAGCTGAACCTAATGAAAGAACCAAGTGCACAAAAGATGCCAATGTTGGTCTTGTgctgccattcattaaaggtacttgtgtccagaCATGCTGTTCTGTATATTTGTGCCCATATTGGTCTAGTAGAAATCCCTCTCCTCCACATGGTGATAGTCCCAGGCTTGCCACAGTATATTGTGCCAGTAaatgccccttaaaggggtggttcaccttcaggttaattttagcatgttatagaatggataattctaggcaacgtttcaattggtcctcattattgaTTTGtcatagtttatgaattatttgccttcttctcctgactctttccagctttcaaaagggggtcactgaccctgtctaaaaaaaatgctctgtaaagctacaaatgtattgttattgctactttttatgactcatctttctgttctgaccctcccctattaacaTTCCATATTCTCAATCAAAtctacatggttgctaggatattctggaccctagcaaccagattgttgacactgcaaactagagaactgctgaataaaaacaaaaaaaac
This is a stretch of genomic DNA from Xenopus laevis strain J_2021 chromosome 6S, Xenopus_laevis_v10.1, whole genome shotgun sequence. It encodes these proteins:
- the cebpd.S gene encoding CCAAT enhancer binding protein delta S homeolog (The RefSeq protein has 1 substitution compared to this genomic sequence) — protein: MSLEARCLSPYAAWYMEPTNFYEQRLSGSPAPYKPRGMCEEPEAAVGTGGTLVELSAAPAMYDDESAIDFSSYIDSMASVPNLELCNDELFADLFNSSKAVGERQEGDYLMSGLLAAPHCPPGPAKVQLKQEPEWSDSDMSSSLPNQIAACAQTSMSLQPTPPTSPEPSTSACPSPAASSGSCGKDRSGKKCTDRYSPEYRQRRERNNIAVRKSRDKAKRRNVDMQQRLLELSSENEKLHKKIELLTRDLSSLRHFFKQLPPAATGPFLPSLTGIDCR